The segment TCTGTATGTGGTGCTCGTGGACAAAGCTCAAGTGATGCCTGAATGTGAAATATGACCTCAGAGCCATGCCTGCCTGGATATCACAAGATTAGAGTGTGGAAGCTCATTCAAAagcatctttttgtttcctcgGTCGTTGCTCTACATCCTGCTGCTCACCTCGGgctgctgcagctcacagaGTCTGTAGTTTTCAGGAATAAAGACTCAAACAAACGTTCGTGTAGAGGAAGAGAAGAACAGAAAACTCGGATGTGGAGAATGACAGACAGTGCTACATCACAGCCCATTATTTTtcttatctgtgtttttaatttaacattgcTTCGGAGTTGAAACAGAAATGCTGGagaaaaatacagtattttaattTGTAATGGTAATTCAGTCAGAGATCgattcattaaaaacaagtccTGCTCCTAAATAACATTATAAGTAGCTTTGAAACACTTTTATCtcaaattattgacaaaaattaTGTTAAGGACATAAAGGATCTGCATTAGAGTTAAaaggactgttgagcagctagaatcctctgtcagacaagaatgggacaacattccctctaaaacctccagcagctgctctcctcagctcctagatgtttacagactgatgttaaaagaagatgaGATGtttcacagagagaaacatggacctgacccatttgttgcatttgttgtgttgctgccataaatttcaaaattacatttttattttcttaaaaaaggggcctttttcttagtttcaacatttgatatgtttactatgttccatgaCGAACAAAATCTGGGTTTATAAGATCTGAAAATCacagcattctgtttttatttacatttttgataACCAGTTGTAATAACCTTAATTATAAtcttaaaaatctgttttcttaaattaaatatgaaagTGAAGTTAAAAGTAAAGCAATAACATGAAAGTTTTCGTTctaacaaacattttatcaatctcttttatgttttttcatgGCTGTATGGATGAAATTTTAATTgtacaattttgttttactaaagaAGTCAAATTCCTTCCCCTGAATCGGGCGGTTTTCCCAGTGATGATGCCTCATGGCTGTGAGACTGTTCAGGCTGCACCACATGTGACCCCTCATGTGCTCACTACACTGTTCAGGAGGAAATAAATCCCCCCGAAAAGAGCACCTGACTCAACATACCACAAATAATCAacctttagcttctttttttttcttcctcttctttctccaCTTCATACTATCTGAGCAGTGTTCGCTTATAGACTGTGGGAGTGAACCCAAAATCTCAAACAACCATTGAGAAGGATAGAGTAGTATCTAAACAAAATGGTTGCTGGttgttctattttaaaaaaataaacacaaaagccTTGTGGAACCGCCTGAACTGTCAGTGAAAAGACATAAAAGCCATTGTGAGATGAAACCTtctttgagattttaaaatggTTCCATAAAAACCTTATTGTGAAAACAATATGAGCTGCTAACTCCAGCatttactgataaaaaaatgttggtgcttggattatgtgttgtgaatgactctcagctccaatgccaaattttaacacaataactgttaaactgactgaattatagccaattttatgttccctaaggtcagttgggtgtggcagccatcttgaattgggttggctccaaaggttaatcatttacatatatatatatccagtgatttattttcCCTGGAGCTTTCATTAAACTCAAACCAAACCCAGCAGCTGTACTACAGAGCTGTGAAAGACCACTTCTGACAGTCATTTTATGACTTTCTACACACTGGCATGAAAAATTCCTCTTTTGTTATGGCCCCGAAACTTTCTTTTAGCTGTAAATCTGCTGGGCGTTAAGCTGTGGGGCTTTGATCATGTGCAGAATTGTTATGAATGCTTTCTATGTCTGAAAGGGCGCAGAGAAAAAGACATCTGACTTATAGAAGAGCCTCATCATATTTCAGGTCattccatttaaaatggacCTCAAGTTGACGCAGCAGAAAAAGCTCATAGTTATATCTAATAACTATAAGCTCATTTCTTCATGCTGGTTGACCTCTGTTGTCTTCTTGTGGAGCTGCCGAAGCTGTCGCAGAACCTGTTTGTGTCATTAGTGTAAACTTTATCACAGCCAGGtcagattaaataaattatgagACAGCTATTATGGTTTGGCTTCAGTTGAGGTCTTTTGTTGCATGTTTCATTATTCACTGAAGGGATTTGACAGAGAAAGCAGCAagtcccccaccaccaccaccaccttacaaaaaaaaacctgaaagtttAATCCAGCCCCTCCTGCCTGGATGAGCACAAAAACGCTGCAGGAGTGTCCACCACATGACCAGAGGAAACTACATGAAGTGGAGCTAATATTTCATATGTACTAATGCAAATGCATGTGTATTATCTACATAATAATGCTGCCAATGATGCACAGTGTTGAAATAACATGacgaaaaaggaaagaaaagaataaagaatcaaaaaaacaaacaaagaaaaactgtctgCTGCCACTAGAGGGAGCTTTCATGCTGcaagtgtaaaataaacaaaataaataagggCCTTCTTAGTCAGTTTCATGCTCCTGTATTTGTTCATGAAATCTAAATAAAAGACTTGTTGATTGTCTTAATGCTTTTCTTGGTATATAAGGTATAATAATATCAATAAaggtgtttatgttttgtattttatgccATTAGCACTAAATTGTTGCTATTGTTTCATATTTCGTTTGTttaggtttaaataaattaggtgAAAAAGATTTCTGTTAATGTTCtgttgtgaatcttttttttttttggtaaacatTGGACTTTTTTGTAGATACATGatattgattatttatttgtgtttatacCCTGATGTTAAAATTAGGTCGACTTTGcatagaaatgttttaattattatagtTTCTTTTGATGCATTCTTACCTTTCTTCTGtgctaaataaaacttttaaatttttgtatCATGTGATAAAACAGTATTAACTCCAGCATAAAGATGTAAACTGaactatgttttgtttttcagtgtgcTTATATAGACTggttgttgcaaaaaaaaaaaaaagacaatcaggctctgagttaaaataaaaaaataaatctattattatttgttaacaaaaattttcttaacaacacaaaaaaatacataaaagtatttgatatatttattgAATAACAGTTTACATCGGTTAGactgaaacaattttaaatcagtaatttttatttacaaagttctCGTCCCATAATAACTACGTCATCATTAATCGACCATGTGCCCTTCGAGGGCTGCTTAATGACTACTTCCGTCTCTCCCGACGTGTAATTGTGTGAAATGAGACCAAGAATTTATACATTACTGAGACAAAAGTTAATAAAGCATTTTACAGACTCTAAaacttcagtctgttttataaCAGTTTTCGGAGAGGACGCTGCTCGGTGTgcggtaaaacaaaaaaactacttaCCACCCACCTAAATTAACCGGCACGTATTGGAGACAAAAACGCACGCACCCGGCGCAACGCGGGAAACGCTGTTGTGTTGGTTCACCGAGAAGCAACCGCCGCGCTACCCTTCAAATTCACGCGTACAATTAACTAACCAGGGGCTACAaatgtgtatgtttttctttctgtgtgctGCGCTTTGACTCGAGAGAGTTTATCCTCCGAGGGGTAACCCGCCGTCCTCCCGCTCTGGTGTTTCCGGGCCGGGTGAAGTGATCCGGGGCGGCAGTTATCCTCTGTCGGTCACCGCGCTGCTCCTTAACGTCTGTCGCTGTCGCCACCGCGCGAGCGGCTGTTAGCTCCGACACAAAGAGAGAGGTCCTGCTAAGCagctaaagcaaacaaacaaactcttctgCCACTTCTTTTAAAAGATGGACACATTTCAGAAGGTGGAGAAGATAGGAGAAGGGACGTACGGGGTGGTTTACAAAGCCAAGAACAAACTGACCGGAGAAACTGTTGCTCTGAAGAAAATCCGGCTCGACACGTAAGTTATCATTCGAGCTAAAAACAAACGTGATTTATGAGCTGTTTCTATCTTTCCCTACGTGGCTGCTAACTTCCtgtgacaagaagaaaaaaaactattttatttgtttcattttaaaccatttaTCCAGTAGCCTACATATACAAATCCAATATATAATCTAAAACTGgtctaagttgtttttttagatcatAAAGGGCTTTAATAAAACCTTACATTATTTGCATAGCTTAAAATAATCACCAGTTATAATAAGATGaggataaaatgtaaataatctCATCTTTAATGTTAATTTCACAGCTGTGGTTCTCAAACCTTTTGGCTTCAGACTCCTTATTACTGctttaaatatacaaactttACTAATAAACccattaaaaactgaataatgtaataatttatGATTACTACtttaatttagcaaaacaaataTAGTGAAAATATGCAATAAGCAGTTAATTGTAAATGTAAGACAATATGTTGAGAGTGTCTAAGGACCTCCACTTGGCGTTTCCCGACCCACAGCGGGGtaccgaccccaactttggaaaCCATCGTCTTGGAGATCACTGTATGTTTTCAGGGACTATGAAAGAGAAGAAATCTGTAACACATATGCACACTTTTTGGTGATTTAACAGCATTTTTGAAGTCTAAAACAGCAGTGGAAGATTATGATTGCATTTCACAATTAAAGCTAACTGGAAACATTTATTGTTGCTGTGTCTGAATGTTAATAATTTCTGCCTTAGAGAGCAGTGTGCCTCAGTAGATAATTCCATTAgattctgacctttgaccctgcaTGAAGCTCTCATTATGTATTGTATAAATTAGTGTTgctgcagtgatttatttacagagagCTGAACATCTTTCAGTTTTAGACATACACTTTACTGGGTGTCAGATCATCAACGTCTATTACAATCATGGGAAAGTTAAATTTCAGATCATCATCTAATATGTTGTAAATGACAGAGAAGTTGGGGTGACATTACTataagctttaaaaagctcatcctgctgtgctttttttttgtttttttgtttgtttttcagagaaaCAGAGGGTGTACCGAGCACAGCCATCCGGGAAATTTCACTTCTCAAAGAACTCAGTCATCCAAATATTGTCAAGTAAATTCCTGACGTTTGAGCCGAATCTAAATCCTGTTTGTTGTGTCAGTTTTTACGTAAAcctaatttattattattatttttatttttgtagactGCGGGATgtcatccacacagaaaacaagCTCTACCTTGTTTTTGAGTTCCTCCATCAGGATCTGAAGAAGTTCATGGACTCCTCCACGGTCACTGGGATCCCACTGCCTTTGGTTAAGGTGAACATCACTTCAGATTCGTCATAACACTCTCAAAATGTCATGGGTTTATGTTCTGAAAGtgtgatttctgtgtttttttagaGTTATCTCTTCCAGTTGCTGCAAGGCCTAGCCTTCTGCCACTCCCACAGAGTTCTTCATCGAGACCTGAAGCCCCAGAACCTCCTCATCAACGCCGAGGGTGAGATCAAGCTGGCTGACTTTGGCCTGGCGAGGGCCTTTGGGGTCCCTGTGCGCACATACACGCACGAGGTAAGCTGGTTAACCACGTTCACACGGTCTTTAATTAAAggacccccccccacacacacacacacacacacacacacacacacacatttagcaGCAGTGACCGCCTATTTTCTCTGAGTGCTTTGTTATAACCTGGGAAGTCTAACCTGGTGGttaaaacaagtctttcatTATCACGTCTTTGTTTGCTGTGGcacatctttttgtttgctttggggacaaaaaaaaaggtgttttccTAAATTTTCAGGTGGTAACACTTTGGTACAGAGCACCAGAGATCCTCTTGGGCTGCAAATACTACTCCACAGCTGTTGACATCTGGAGCCTGGGGTGCATCTTTGCTGAAATGGTAACAATGAGCCTCATTgatcagaacaacaacaacaacaacaaaagcttaCATTATGCAGAAAGTGTTGATATTTGACCGGCAGGCATGTGTCCACAGATCACCAGGAGGGCTCTATTCCCCGGTGACTCTGAGATAGATCAGTTATTCCGAATCTTTCGCACGCTGGGGACTCCTGACGAGACCGTCTGGCCTGGAGTCACATCAATGCCAGACTACAAACCTTCCTTTCCCAAGTGGGCTCGGCAGGATTTATCCAAAGTGGTGCCTCTTCTTGACGAGGATGGACGAGAACTGCTGGGAGTAAGCACATTCAGAGTTCTATTTTCCAAAAACCTAAAGGGTGAGATtaatgttctgattttttttttttttttctgcatctcttTTTAGGAAATGCTGAATTATGATCCAAACAAAAGGATCTCTGCCAAAAATGCACTTGTACACCGATTTTTCCGGGACGTCACCATGCCAGCTCCTCATTTGAGACTGTAATTTGTGCGAAGCTGTCCGGGTGTTTAAACACCACTCATCTCTAAGCAATAAGGTCCACCCCTGCCTCGTCGCAGGTCCGAGCCTCGGACGGTCAGAGGATCTGGACACTACAGGATATGTAGGattcttcagccttttaaaATGCTGGATGGTCTGAAAGTTCCGCTGTTATTTCAGCCGCTATATTATAAGAgttcaaagtgtttaaaatgtaatttctaataatattttgcatatttatgtGCAGCTGTCAAATTTGATCTGTTATCTGTGATTTGGGACTCACTCAGTTCCAGTCAGACACTATAGTGCCTCCCACTGAGTTCTTCCTAAATAGTTTCCTAGCTTGCGGATGTCCGAAATCAGGGGTTAGAACTAAATATGATTAAACCTTTTGTGGGATTGTGGAAGGATAAAACTGCACGCTTTGTAAGGTGAAGCAATGAAAAACAGTCGGTGCTTTAAACAACCTGAGGTTACAGgagttttggtttgggttttttttccctcaaagtTGAATTTTCTGTCAGTTCTTTGCACCGTTTGGGTCCAAATTATATCAGAGGGGCTTTAAAGCTGCGTCTTTCCTGAAAACTGAAGTTCTtggattcaaaacaaaaatgtccaaTGTAGTTTTTGCAGAATTAAATTTGCTGttgcatctttgtttttattgtagattttATCCAAACCTAatgcacagttttaaaaaaaaaatagatattgtTTATATAGAgttgaacaaaataaacttgtttaaaagGTCGTTGGTGGTTGTACGCTTACATTATCAAGTCGACAGGTGGAACGTCGTCGGGCAGGAGTAGAAACGCCTTTAATTTGAAGGGGCAGCGGAGTCTTATACTGGAGGTAAACGTAagaattcatctttttttttttttttccttttagagtCGAGACGAGCTGGAGCCTGTCTCCTGCAggggtggggtacaccctggacccATATCCAAAGTGAGACTCAGAATTAGAGACTGCTCTCAGAGGTCGACTGATGAGGGTTTCTAAATAATTAATGATGGTCTGCAGGAATCAGGGCAGCTGATGGGTCAGTTTATGAAACTAATTTTAAATGTGACGGTTTAGATTTCATGCAGACggatttatttagatttggaagaaaaacaaacagttgaaGACATCTGGAATAATACTTAGAgcattcaataataataataataacaataataggTCTCAGAATGTAACTCAAGTATAAGAACTCTTATTCCCACCTGTGTGCTTAcctttaaatgaactttttctCAGGAGTGCCTTTGTTGAAAATCTGCCTAAATAATTGGTTGACTAGTCAGTCGCACTTGAACAGTCCGCCATTGTTTAATtaagtcatccatccatcttctttccGTTTCAAAGataggtgggggacaccctggacaggtcacaagtccatcgcagggacacagagacaaataaccactcacactctcacctagggatgattttaagagttaccaattaccctaacattcatgtttttggtctgtgggaggaaagccCGGGGTATACCcatgtgagcacagggagaacatgtaaactccacccaggtTGGGAATTGATCATCCAACCTTCTTGCTgcgaggcgacagctctaaccactgcaccacctgTTAAATTAGCTGTCTTACTTAATTCACACCAACTAGTCAAATACACCTTAAAACAGCAGATCAGATTATTTGAGCGGGAAATGGAAgaaacaatgaatatcttacctgttgtagataactttaAATGAttacctcggtttggagaaacagagtttaattctgaccagattgatgaaagaaaataatctaattttctATGCCTGAAACAATTCACTTTGATAATAATTATGTACACAGATACAGCGTTAAAAGCGGCA is part of the Kryptolebias marmoratus isolate JLee-2015 linkage group LG4, ASM164957v2, whole genome shotgun sequence genome and harbors:
- the cdk2 gene encoding cyclin-dependent kinase 2, which encodes MDTFQKVEKIGEGTYGVVYKAKNKLTGETVALKKIRLDTETEGVPSTAIREISLLKELSHPNIVKLRDVIHTENKLYLVFEFLHQDLKKFMDSSTVTGIPLPLVKSYLFQLLQGLAFCHSHRVLHRDLKPQNLLINAEGEIKLADFGLARAFGVPVRTYTHEVVTLWYRAPEILLGCKYYSTAVDIWSLGCIFAEMITRRALFPGDSEIDQLFRIFRTLGTPDETVWPGVTSMPDYKPSFPKWARQDLSKVVPLLDEDGRELLGEMLNYDPNKRISAKNALVHRFFRDVTMPAPHLRL